A single region of the Solwaraspora sp. WMMD406 genome encodes:
- a CDS encoding IS110 family transposase: protein MAVYCGIDWSERHHDIALVDEHGRLVAKGRIGDDVDGFTTLVEMLAAAGDSAEEPIPVAIETPRGLLVAALRVSGRRVYSINPMAVARYRERHSVSRKKSDHADAVVLANILRTDAHAHRPLPHDSELVQAVAVLARAHQDATWRRTRASNELRSLLREYFPTFLAAFNGRKGNLTSADARAVLAAASTPAAAAKLSTTRIAAALRRGGRRRGVEDLAAELQQALRRPQLRQPDVVEEAMGIQALALLATLNVECASVDSLAEAASEAFRQHPDHAIVTSFPGLADVTGARVLAEIGDDRARFADARALKAYAGAAPVTRASGRSISITHRKVKNDRLAAAGYLWAFVAATHAEPAKQHYQRRRDHGDRHPAALRHLFNRLLGCLHHCLATGQLYHPGKAFPTIGMPAPAAAQ from the coding sequence TTGGCGGTGTACTGCGGCATCGACTGGTCAGAACGGCATCACGATATTGCCCTGGTCGACGAGCACGGTCGCCTGGTTGCCAAGGGTCGCATCGGCGACGACGTGGACGGATTCACCACGCTGGTCGAGATGCTGGCCGCCGCCGGTGACAGCGCCGAGGAGCCGATCCCGGTGGCGATCGAGACCCCGCGTGGCCTGCTGGTCGCGGCGCTGCGCGTAAGTGGGCGGCGGGTGTACTCGATCAACCCGATGGCGGTGGCCCGCTACCGGGAGCGGCACTCGGTGTCACGCAAGAAGTCCGACCACGCCGACGCGGTGGTGCTGGCCAACATCCTGCGCACCGACGCCCACGCTCACCGGCCGCTGCCGCACGACAGCGAACTGGTTCAGGCGGTCGCGGTGCTGGCCCGGGCCCACCAGGACGCCACCTGGCGGCGAACCCGGGCCTCGAACGAGCTGCGGTCACTGCTGCGGGAGTACTTCCCCACGTTCCTCGCCGCGTTCAACGGCAGGAAGGGCAACCTGACCAGCGCGGACGCCCGTGCGGTGCTGGCCGCCGCATCCACGCCCGCAGCTGCGGCGAAGCTGTCCACAACTCGGATCGCCGCCGCCCTACGCCGCGGCGGCCGACGGCGTGGCGTCGAGGACCTGGCCGCCGAGCTGCAGCAGGCGCTGCGCCGTCCGCAACTGCGTCAGCCGGACGTCGTGGAGGAAGCCATGGGCATCCAGGCGCTGGCACTGCTCGCGACGCTGAACGTCGAATGCGCCAGTGTTGATTCGCTTGCCGAGGCCGCCAGCGAAGCGTTCCGCCAGCACCCGGACCACGCGATCGTGACAAGCTTCCCCGGTCTGGCCGACGTGACCGGTGCCCGCGTTCTGGCCGAGATCGGCGACGACCGCGCCCGGTTCGCCGATGCCCGCGCTCTGAAGGCCTACGCCGGCGCGGCCCCGGTCACCCGCGCGTCCGGGCGCAGCATCTCCATCACCCACCGCAAGGTGAAGAACGATCGGCTCGCCGCCGCCGGATATCTGTGGGCCTTCGTCGCCGCTACCCACGCCGAACCCGCCAAACAGCACTACCAGCGCCGCCGCGACCACGGCGACCGACATCCCGCCGCACTACGCCACCTGTTCAACCGGCTCCTCGGCTGCCTGCACCACTGCCTCGCAACAGGACAGCTCTACCACCCCGGCAAGGCCTTCCCCACGATCGGCATGCCCGCACCCGCCGCTGCGCAGTGA
- a CDS encoding IS110 family transposase has translation MHDGFGVFIGLDVGKEGHHAVALNRDGKRLHDATLPNTETGLRKLFDKLARHGQILAVVDQPASIGALPVAVARACGHQVAYLPGLVMRRLADLHPGTAKTDARDAYVIADAARTLPHTLRRVDTGDDALAELEVMVGYDDDLAGEVTRVANRIRGLLTQIHPPLERVLGPKLQHPAVLEAISRCGGPTGIRKAGRAKLTEIVKARAPRMGARLVDQIFTALDAQTVVVPGTTAAETVLPRLADNLRDLLRQRDKVAEQVEGMLDAHPLAPVLTSMPGIGVRTAARILLEVGDGTSFPTPGHLAAYAGLAPVTRRSGTSIRGEHPPKGGNKQLKRAFFLSAFAALADPLSRAYYDRKRAEGKKHNAALICLARRRVDVLHAMLRTQRPYQPKPADEPRLAA, from the coding sequence GTGCACGACGGGTTCGGCGTCTTCATCGGACTCGACGTCGGCAAGGAAGGACACCACGCGGTCGCGTTGAACCGCGACGGCAAGCGGCTGCACGACGCGACGCTGCCCAACACCGAAACCGGGCTGCGGAAACTGTTCGACAAACTCGCCCGGCACGGCCAGATCCTGGCCGTGGTCGACCAGCCCGCCTCGATCGGCGCGCTGCCCGTCGCGGTCGCCCGCGCCTGCGGCCACCAGGTCGCCTACCTGCCCGGTCTGGTCATGCGCCGCCTGGCCGACCTGCACCCCGGCACCGCGAAGACCGACGCCCGCGACGCCTACGTCATCGCCGACGCCGCCCGCACCCTGCCCCACACCCTGCGCCGGGTCGACACCGGCGACGACGCCCTGGCCGAGCTGGAGGTGATGGTCGGCTACGACGACGACCTCGCCGGCGAGGTCACCCGCGTCGCCAACCGCATCCGGGGCCTGCTCACCCAGATCCACCCACCCCTGGAACGCGTCCTCGGCCCGAAACTGCAGCACCCCGCCGTCCTGGAAGCCATCTCGCGGTGCGGCGGACCCACCGGCATCCGCAAGGCAGGCCGGGCGAAACTCACCGAGATCGTCAAGGCCCGCGCGCCACGCATGGGCGCCCGCCTGGTCGACCAGATCTTCACCGCGCTCGACGCGCAGACCGTCGTGGTTCCCGGCACCACCGCCGCCGAGACCGTCCTTCCCCGACTCGCCGACAACCTGCGTGACCTGCTGCGCCAACGCGACAAGGTCGCCGAACAGGTCGAAGGGATGCTTGATGCGCACCCTCTTGCCCCGGTCCTGACCTCGATGCCCGGCATCGGCGTCAGGACCGCGGCCCGCATCCTGCTCGAAGTCGGCGACGGCACCTCGTTCCCCACCCCCGGCCACCTGGCCGCCTACGCCGGCCTGGCCCCGGTCACCCGCCGCTCCGGCACCAGCATCCGTGGCGAACACCCACCCAAGGGCGGCAACAAGCAGCTGAAACGCGCGTTCTTCCTGTCCGCGTTCGCCGCTCTCGCCGACCCGCTCAGCCGCGCCTACTACGACCGCAAACGCGCTGAGGGCAAGAAACACAACGCCGCCCTCATCTGCCTCGCCCGCCGCCGCGTCGACGTCCTCCACGCCATGCTCCGCACCCAACGGCCATACCAGCCCAAACCGGCGGACGAACCCCGCCTCGCTGCTTGA
- a CDS encoding methyltransferase domain-containing protein — protein sequence MSKYSYSFDPEDTNNTAAAVYRLALTGGPRVLDLGSGPGVVSSMLATVAGRTVTCADSDTSALAEARAGGVQETVAIDLRDPEWFRDLPGRGYDVVILADVLEHLVEPELVLRALQEEKIVAPDGVLVISYPNMAHESIIIELMTGNFEYTETGLLDATHLRFFTRSSMQSLLESTGYLVTETHRTRRTAEQTPHRSRALELDAELRKVVGELGDDAKTYQYVVLARPSTEAVRISLAEQRLNDEHAAHLSALEEIRRLSKQLDDLRGRQRQLDEEFRRTQDSVEQERLDAIQAREALRRADEERKKLQTQLNRVARSNTYRAGKLVRYMFRPAEGFRALNRRRARSAAKRGSAGGATGTDANGRDGGKGRGGDVAKVPRHFRDLMVDPALRTAYEQAARVEEFRSDRPKVAFCVSTADLDAGRGDLYVAIGIGRYLERHGYEVAYLPTQRWAGLPAGTDIAVAMIPTFDPLTVPDGCRVIAWIRNETDRWSEHPHLALFDTVITSSSTSLSRIREHYDGPTGLLPLGVDTELFTLPAEASRVGATTTVNSWGRERHLYQCLRGVDIDFPFVIFGERRGMSPHFTPYAVGSTSYFTLPDLYRRSLLVLDDLNHTTRPYGNVNSRLMESLAAGALPLTNSRVGLQELGLDEVPTYHDAASLGQLLAQLTADPAGTAARAGRLAAAVRDRHSYARRAEELHQVIVGLDPQPRRVTGRFVGSFPNYVDNPYQAMLMSGLRDAGVQSFPVTDVLRTEAPHLPSGPLDNYVLHVHWTDPILHPARSGEEAMARLAEFQQRVAELRARGGRLVWTIHNVFPHEWKFPAAERALARFLADEADAVHVLSEETLAAVEPHYPLDPDKVRVIRHSSYLGVYPNSVSRVAARERFGLEPDQHVVLFFGGIRPYKGVDVLLDSFAVAARRDARLRLIVAGPAKRLDPKQRLKERCEADPKITPVFGAIPNEEIQFYFKAADTVVLPYRSILNSGIFHLAISFGRPVIAPRVGSLTSLLDPEFAIGFDPTNQHALAEALLAAPKLRGRHVELAALSAARGYQFTDMGRDYAKLITELFDTPGR from the coding sequence ATGAGCAAGTACTCCTACAGTTTCGATCCCGAGGACACCAACAACACCGCCGCTGCGGTGTATCGGCTGGCGCTGACCGGTGGGCCCCGGGTCCTCGATCTCGGGTCGGGCCCCGGGGTGGTGTCCAGCATGCTGGCGACCGTCGCCGGCCGTACCGTGACCTGCGCCGATTCGGACACCTCCGCGCTGGCCGAGGCGCGCGCCGGCGGGGTACAGGAGACGGTGGCGATCGACCTGCGCGATCCTGAGTGGTTCCGCGACCTGCCGGGGCGCGGCTACGACGTGGTGATCCTCGCCGACGTGCTGGAGCACCTGGTCGAGCCGGAGCTCGTCCTGCGCGCCCTGCAGGAGGAGAAGATCGTCGCCCCCGACGGGGTACTCGTGATCAGCTACCCCAACATGGCCCACGAGTCGATCATCATCGAACTGATGACCGGCAACTTCGAATACACCGAAACCGGTCTGCTGGACGCCACCCATCTTCGTTTCTTCACCCGCAGCAGCATGCAGTCGCTGCTCGAATCCACCGGCTATCTGGTGACCGAGACGCACCGTACCCGGCGTACCGCCGAGCAGACTCCGCATCGTAGCCGCGCCCTCGAACTCGACGCCGAACTGCGCAAGGTGGTCGGGGAGCTCGGTGACGACGCCAAGACCTATCAGTACGTCGTTCTGGCCCGGCCGTCCACCGAAGCCGTCCGGATCAGCTTGGCTGAGCAACGACTCAACGACGAACACGCGGCACATCTGAGCGCCCTGGAGGAGATCCGGCGGCTCAGCAAGCAGCTCGACGACCTGCGCGGCCGGCAGCGTCAACTCGACGAGGAGTTCCGCCGCACCCAGGACAGCGTCGAACAGGAGCGACTCGACGCGATCCAGGCCCGCGAGGCGCTGCGCCGCGCCGACGAGGAGCGCAAGAAGCTCCAGACCCAGCTCAACCGGGTGGCCCGCAGCAACACCTACCGGGCCGGGAAACTGGTCCGCTACATGTTCCGGCCGGCGGAAGGGTTCCGGGCGCTCAACCGGCGGCGGGCCCGTTCGGCGGCCAAGCGGGGTTCCGCCGGTGGCGCGACCGGCACCGACGCGAACGGACGCGACGGCGGCAAGGGCCGAGGCGGGGACGTCGCCAAGGTCCCCCGCCACTTCCGCGACCTCATGGTCGACCCAGCGCTGCGCACCGCGTACGAGCAGGCCGCCCGGGTCGAGGAGTTCCGCTCGGACCGGCCGAAGGTGGCCTTCTGCGTCTCCACGGCAGACCTCGACGCCGGCCGGGGTGACCTCTACGTGGCCATCGGCATCGGGCGCTACCTGGAACGACACGGCTACGAGGTGGCCTACCTGCCGACCCAGCGCTGGGCCGGGCTGCCCGCCGGCACCGACATCGCGGTAGCCATGATCCCGACCTTCGACCCGTTGACCGTGCCGGACGGCTGCCGGGTGATCGCCTGGATCCGTAACGAGACGGACCGGTGGAGCGAACACCCGCACCTGGCACTGTTCGACACGGTGATCACGTCGTCGTCGACCTCGCTGAGCCGGATCCGGGAGCACTACGACGGGCCGACCGGCCTGCTTCCGCTCGGGGTGGACACCGAGTTGTTCACGCTGCCGGCCGAGGCGTCCCGGGTCGGCGCGACCACCACCGTCAACTCGTGGGGTCGGGAGCGGCACCTCTACCAGTGCCTGCGCGGCGTCGACATCGACTTCCCGTTCGTCATCTTCGGTGAGCGGCGCGGCATGAGCCCGCACTTCACCCCGTACGCGGTCGGCAGCACCAGCTATTTCACCCTGCCGGACCTCTACCGGCGGTCACTGCTCGTGCTCGACGACCTCAACCACACGACCAGGCCGTACGGCAACGTCAACTCCCGGCTGATGGAAAGCCTGGCGGCGGGTGCCCTGCCGCTGACCAACTCCCGGGTCGGTCTGCAGGAACTCGGCCTCGACGAGGTGCCGACCTATCACGACGCGGCCAGCCTCGGCCAGCTGTTGGCCCAGCTCACCGCCGATCCCGCCGGTACGGCGGCCCGCGCCGGCCGGCTGGCGGCCGCCGTACGCGACCGGCACTCCTACGCCCGCCGGGCCGAGGAACTGCACCAGGTGATCGTCGGGTTGGATCCGCAGCCGCGCCGGGTCACCGGCCGGTTCGTCGGCTCGTTCCCCAACTACGTGGACAACCCGTACCAGGCGATGCTGATGTCCGGGCTCCGGGACGCCGGCGTGCAGTCGTTCCCGGTGACCGACGTCCTGCGCACCGAGGCACCGCACCTGCCGAGCGGCCCGTTGGACAACTACGTCCTGCACGTCCACTGGACCGATCCGATCCTGCATCCGGCCCGCTCGGGCGAGGAGGCGATGGCCCGGCTGGCGGAGTTCCAGCAGCGGGTGGCCGAGTTGCGGGCCCGTGGTGGCCGACTGGTCTGGACCATCCACAACGTCTTCCCGCACGAGTGGAAGTTCCCGGCGGCGGAACGGGCGCTGGCCCGGTTCCTGGCCGACGAGGCGGACGCGGTGCACGTGCTGAGCGAGGAGACGTTGGCGGCGGTCGAGCCGCACTATCCGCTCGACCCGGACAAGGTGCGGGTCATCCGGCACAGCAGCTATCTGGGGGTCTACCCCAACTCGGTGAGCCGGGTCGCCGCCCGGGAACGGTTCGGCTTGGAGCCGGATCAGCACGTGGTGCTGTTCTTCGGCGGCATCCGCCCGTACAAGGGTGTCGACGTCCTGCTGGACAGCTTCGCGGTGGCCGCCCGCCGCGATGCCCGGCTGCGGCTGATCGTGGCCGGTCCGGCCAAGCGGCTGGATCCCAAGCAGCGGCTGAAGGAGCGGTGCGAGGCCGATCCCAAGATCACCCCGGTGTTCGGCGCGATCCCGAACGAGGAGATCCAGTTCTACTTCAAGGCGGCGGACACCGTGGTGCTGCCGTACCGGTCGATCCTCAACTCCGGCATCTTCCACCTGGCCATCTCGTTCGGGCGGCCGGTGATCGCACCTCGGGTGGGTTCGCTCACCTCCCTGCTCGATCCGGAATTCGCCATCGGCTTCGATCCGACCAACCAGCACGCGCTCGCGGAGGCACTGCTGGCCGCGCCCAAGCTGCGGGGGCGGCACGTGGAACTCGCGGCCTTGTCGGCGGCGCGCGGCTACCAGTTCACCGACATGGGTCGGGACTACGCCAAGCTGATCACCGAACTGTTCGACACACCCGGCCGCTGA
- a CDS encoding class I SAM-dependent methyltransferase family protein, with protein sequence MNDGKDWYAWHSPYTDPGSPLARRLKLVQQHIAAWLDERPGEPVSVLSMCAGQGHDILTVLASRQDAVRVSATLLEYEPRNVAAARTRAIAEGLDTVTVGQADAGDLASYRQAVPADLVIMAGVLGNISDADAHTTIHALPQICAADATVIWTRTRRAPDLTPAVRRWLADAGFAEQAFTAPDDVLFSVGVHRFTGTPQPLETGKIFQFIT encoded by the coding sequence ATGAACGACGGCAAGGACTGGTACGCCTGGCACAGCCCTTACACCGACCCCGGCTCGCCCCTGGCACGCCGACTGAAGCTGGTCCAGCAGCACATCGCCGCGTGGCTCGATGAGCGACCTGGCGAACCGGTGTCCGTGCTCAGCATGTGCGCCGGCCAAGGTCACGACATTCTCACCGTGCTGGCGTCGCGCCAGGACGCCGTGCGAGTCAGCGCCACGCTGCTCGAGTACGAACCGCGCAACGTCGCCGCGGCCCGGACCCGAGCAATCGCCGAAGGCCTCGACACGGTGACCGTCGGGCAGGCCGACGCCGGTGACCTCGCCTCATACCGGCAGGCGGTGCCCGCCGACCTGGTCATCATGGCAGGCGTCCTGGGCAACATCAGCGACGCCGACGCCCACACCACCATTCACGCGCTGCCGCAGATCTGCGCTGCCGACGCCACAGTGATCTGGACCAGGACACGACGAGCACCCGACCTGACACCGGCGGTCCGAAGGTGGCTGGCCGACGCAGGGTTCGCCGAACAGGCTTTCACCGCACCCGACGACGTGCTGTTCTCCGTCGGCGTTCACCGCTTCACCGGCACCCCACAGCCGCTGGAGACCGGCAAGATCTTCCAGTTCATCACCTGA
- a CDS encoding glycosyltransferase family 2 protein: MRLGPRVATIVVNYRHNDDTVRCLNSLQASKDADQQLIVVDNTEPGYGGTDLTELVDPAVRVLSAGGNVGFAAGCNIGIKAALESSAEFFWLVNPDAVVGRQTLSHLLATATDEPDAGIIGSRILDGGHPPRILFNGGVIEGKGSTSHADAGKLDRDVPDGPVRDVDYVTGACFLIRRNVVRQVGLIPEEYFLYYEETDFCLRAQRAGWRTVIAPYARTWHHKRSTGKLPSPYYIYYMCRNRVHFSQRFFAASFEEIEAELTPFIDGWSRRVATHAPHLSGSFDKLVQLALADGQDGRLGRRDDISDFVFA, translated from the coding sequence GTGCGACTGGGGCCACGGGTAGCGACAATTGTCGTCAACTACCGACACAACGACGACACCGTACGCTGTCTGAATTCGTTACAGGCAAGTAAAGACGCCGACCAACAGTTGATCGTCGTCGACAACACCGAGCCAGGATACGGCGGCACCGATCTGACCGAGTTGGTGGATCCGGCCGTACGGGTGCTGTCCGCAGGCGGCAACGTCGGATTCGCGGCCGGTTGCAACATCGGCATCAAGGCCGCGTTGGAATCATCGGCCGAGTTCTTCTGGCTCGTCAACCCAGACGCGGTCGTCGGTCGACAGACGCTGTCGCACCTTCTCGCCACCGCGACGGACGAACCGGACGCCGGTATCATCGGCTCGCGGATCCTCGACGGCGGCCACCCGCCCCGGATCCTCTTCAACGGCGGAGTGATCGAGGGCAAGGGGTCCACCTCCCACGCCGACGCCGGCAAACTCGATCGCGACGTCCCCGACGGGCCGGTCCGCGACGTCGACTACGTCACCGGTGCCTGCTTCCTCATCCGGCGCAACGTCGTCCGCCAGGTCGGTCTGATCCCGGAGGAATATTTCCTCTACTACGAAGAAACCGACTTCTGTCTCCGCGCTCAGCGGGCGGGATGGCGTACGGTCATCGCCCCCTATGCGCGTACGTGGCACCACAAGCGGTCCACCGGCAAGCTCCCCTCGCCCTACTACATCTATTACATGTGCCGAAACCGGGTGCATTTCAGCCAACGGTTTTTCGCTGCCTCGTTCGAGGAGATCGAGGCGGAACTCACCCCTTTCATCGACGGCTGGAGCCGGCGCGTCGCCACCCACGCTCCTCACCTGTCCGGCAGCTTCGACAAACTCGTCCAGCTCGCTCTCGCCGACGGCCAGGATGGCCGGCTCGGTCGGCGCGACGACATCAGCGACTTTGTTTTTGCCTAG
- a CDS encoding VWA domain-containing protein, with amino-acid sequence MAQTVLCGLLLALVLPGIPPARADETRPAENLRMELVLDVSGSMREADIDGETRMAVAQRAFNEVVDAVPDGTHLGIRVLGATYPGDDPEQGCQDTQQIVPVGPVDRGQAKAAIASLRPTGYTPIGLALREAAKDLGTGETARRIVLITDGEDTCAPPDPCDVARELAAQGTRLIVDTLGLIRDDKVRQQLVCIAAATGGTYTTAQSADQLAERINQLVDRAQDSYTATPELVTGSPDCAAAPLLTAGVYADRERFAEHRWYRVTVQPEQELRASVSIALDRPVNRDYGVLLRAVHPDGRELVRGTDAGSGRTDVLSTGLRWSSAEDLDRPGSGTDDTGRTDADTATDDPPAPEIVCLVISNSFSPAGGTATDPGMPVELTVDLVAASPTPDRPGLGRGWLLLAVLGLAGLLTGLLTGWATRWWNTVWREN; translated from the coding sequence ATGGCCCAGACAGTCCTCTGCGGACTGCTTCTTGCCCTTGTCCTGCCTGGCATTCCGCCCGCCCGCGCCGACGAGACCCGGCCGGCGGAGAACCTGCGGATGGAGCTGGTGCTGGACGTCAGCGGCTCGATGCGGGAGGCCGACATCGACGGGGAAACCCGGATGGCGGTCGCCCAGCGGGCCTTCAACGAGGTCGTCGACGCGGTGCCGGACGGCACCCACCTCGGCATCCGGGTGCTTGGCGCCACCTATCCCGGCGACGATCCGGAACAGGGCTGCCAGGACACCCAACAGATCGTGCCGGTCGGTCCGGTGGACCGTGGCCAGGCCAAGGCCGCGATCGCCAGCCTGCGGCCGACCGGCTACACGCCGATCGGCCTGGCCCTACGCGAAGCGGCCAAGGACCTCGGCACCGGCGAGACGGCGCGCCGGATCGTGCTCATCACCGATGGTGAAGACACCTGCGCCCCGCCGGACCCCTGCGACGTCGCGCGCGAGCTCGCCGCGCAGGGCACCCGGCTGATCGTGGACACCCTCGGGCTCATCCGCGACGACAAGGTACGCCAACAGTTGGTCTGCATCGCCGCCGCGACCGGCGGTACCTACACGACGGCGCAGAGCGCCGACCAGCTCGCCGAGCGGATCAACCAACTGGTCGACCGGGCCCAGGACAGCTACACCGCCACGCCCGAGCTCGTCACCGGCAGTCCGGACTGCGCGGCCGCCCCGCTGCTCACCGCCGGGGTCTACGCCGACCGGGAACGCTTCGCCGAGCACCGCTGGTACCGGGTGACGGTCCAGCCGGAGCAGGAGCTGCGGGCCTCGGTCAGCATCGCGCTCGACCGGCCGGTGAACCGTGACTACGGCGTCCTGCTCCGGGCGGTGCACCCGGACGGCCGCGAGTTGGTCCGTGGCACCGACGCCGGCAGCGGCCGTACCGACGTACTCTCCACCGGGCTACGCTGGTCGTCGGCCGAGGATCTGGACCGGCCCGGTTCCGGGACCGACGACACCGGCCGTACGGACGCCGACACCGCGACCGACGACCCGCCGGCTCCCGAGATCGTGTGCCTGGTTATCAGCAACTCGTTCTCCCCCGCCGGCGGCACCGCCACCGATCCCGGCATGCCCGTCGAACTCACCGTGGACCTGGTGGCCGCGTCCCCCACCCCGGACCGTCCCGGACTCGGTCGAGGGTGGCTGCTCCTCGCCGTACTCGGCCTCGCCGGCCTGCTGACCGGCCTGCTGACCGGCTGGGCGACCCGCTGGTGGAACACGGTCTGGAGGGAGAACTGA
- a CDS encoding peptidase, translating into MDPVRTALTTGALPLLAGALTLLAATPAAAQGPTPVPVDATLTKAGTSFLTAAAVNIDQPVRVSAATGEYLYWSFPAVAGQTSEIAATISLPDPASRSGDVTWTIDVFDGLRRRQACTAGAQSPNATVADRTVRAGCLLRQVRSWAEPWSGDPLPGTYYVRVSVADLTERDLGLPVRVELRVTADVTGDPRPEGGQLRSPLHPTTRQGSVDTSTDTASAVSDTAADDGTASSAEGSDDGAEASEDTDGGTARSWWDRLTGWLPEFSSRWVWTAAGGALAAIAGVIGFGLTRRPRRPAVG; encoded by the coding sequence TTGGATCCGGTCCGCACCGCGCTGACCACCGGTGCGCTGCCGCTGCTCGCTGGGGCCCTGACGCTGCTCGCCGCGACGCCGGCCGCCGCGCAGGGTCCGACCCCGGTGCCGGTCGACGCCACCCTGACCAAGGCCGGCACCTCGTTCCTCACCGCGGCGGCGGTCAACATCGACCAGCCGGTACGGGTATCCGCCGCCACCGGGGAGTACCTCTACTGGTCGTTCCCGGCCGTCGCCGGCCAGACCAGCGAGATCGCCGCGACGATCTCGCTGCCCGATCCGGCGAGCCGCAGTGGCGACGTGACCTGGACGATCGACGTCTTCGACGGGTTGCGACGTCGACAGGCATGCACCGCCGGGGCACAGTCGCCGAACGCCACCGTCGCCGACCGCACCGTGCGGGCCGGCTGCCTGCTCCGGCAGGTCCGGTCCTGGGCGGAGCCCTGGTCCGGCGACCCGCTGCCCGGCACCTACTACGTCCGGGTCTCCGTCGCCGATTTGACCGAGCGGGATCTCGGCCTCCCGGTGCGGGTGGAGCTGCGGGTCACCGCCGACGTGACCGGTGATCCCAGACCGGAAGGCGGCCAGCTACGGAGCCCGCTGCACCCGACCACGCGGCAGGGCTCGGTGGACACGTCCACCGACACCGCCTCCGCCGTCAGCGACACGGCGGCCGACGACGGCACCGCCAGCTCGGCGGAGGGTTCCGACGACGGTGCCGAGGCGTCGGAAGACACCGATGGCGGGACCGCCCGGAGCTGGTGGGACCGCCTCACCGGCTGGTTGCCCGAGTTCTCCAGCCGGTGGGTGTGGACAGCGGCCGGCGGCGCACTCGCCGCGATCGCCGGGGTGATCGGGTTCGGGTTGACCCGGCGACCGCGCCGGCCGGCCGTCGGATAG